The stretch of DNA GGCTTGCTCAAGATGCCGGTGAACGCCAGGTGCACGCCCTCGAGCGTACGCAGCGCCCCCGGCTCGAGCGCCGCCGGTGGGTTTCTCAGGGCCTCGATCATCTCGTCGGCGCTGTCGTACCGCTTCCGGCGCTCGCCGATGCAGCGGTAGATGATCTCTTTCAGGTGATCGCTGCAGGGCAGATGTCGGACGTCGGGAGTGCGAATCCGTTTCTGCGCGTCACCTTTCACCAGCATCGCCAGAAGCTGCCCGACCTGGTAGACGTCGTCGCGCGCCTGCCATTTCGGCGCCTCGCCGGCGAGAATATCGCTCGGCGCGGTGAGCACATTGAGGGTGCGTGCCGTGATCCCCCGGTGATCGCTTTGCTGACGAACGATGCCGAAGTCCCCGAGCTTCAAACGACGCCCCTCGCAAACGAACACGTTGAGAGGGGTGAGATCGCGGTGGAGCAGCTGGCCCCGGTGGAGCTTCGTCAGGACCTCGAGAACGCCGGCAATCTCGCGGCGAGCCATCGTTTCCGGCCACCCCTTGCCCGTGCGGCGCAAGAACGTGCTGAGGTCACCGTAGGGCGCGTACTCGAGCGTGAGGCAATAGAGGACGTCGCTCGCCCGGCTCCCGGACGGTATCAGCGGGAAGACGTCGTAGACGCGAATCGCCCGCGGATGGGTGTCCAGGAGCTGCCCGAAGTAACCCTCGCGCAGCCAGCCGTCGATGCGAGCGCTGATCTTGATGCAGACCGTCTCGGGAACGGTGGGAGACATTCCGAGCCGCCGCGAGAGATAAACCTGGCCGAAGCCTCCCTCGCCCAGAAGACGTTCGATTCGGTAGCGCAGCTCGGTTTCCGGGCTGAGGATTATCTGCCGCGGTCTCAGATAGGGCACGAAGCGCTGCACGCGAAACTCGGGCGGCTTCGTGCGGGTGACGGCCGTGGACGGACGCTTCCTCGTGCGGATGCGATCCGAGTTCGGGGACATGCGGTGGGACAGCATAGCCGAAGGACGGTTGTGGGATCCAACCTCCGGCCCGCCTTCGCCCTTCGGGCTACGGCGAGACAGCCTTCGCTCGGGAAGTTGGTTTACCTAGCCGTAGCTCGACGCTTCCCAATACGTCGTCGAGCGAAGGCTGGTGGAGCTGACGGGGATCGAACCCGTGACCTCCTGAATGCCATTCAGGCGCGCTCCCAGCTGCGCCACAGGCCCACGCGATGAAGGTCGGTGCGTTGTCGGACTTGGAGGCACGCTCCGGCCGGCAAGACCCTTCATTGTAACCCGCCCCGCCGACGCCG from Vicinamibacteria bacterium encodes:
- a CDS encoding protein kinase; amino-acid sequence: MSPNSDRIRTRKRPSTAVTRTKPPEFRVQRFVPYLRPRQIILSPETELRYRIERLLGEGGFGQVYLSRRLGMSPTVPETVCIKISARIDGWLREGYFGQLLDTHPRAIRVYDVFPLIPSGSRASDVLYCLTLEYAPYGDLSTFLRRTGKGWPETMARREIAGVLEVLTKLHRGQLLHRDLTPLNVFVCEGRRLKLGDFGIVRQQSDHRGITARTLNVLTAPSDILAGEAPKWQARDDVYQVGQLLAMLVKGDAQKRIRTPDVRHLPCSDHLKEIIYRCIGERRKRYDSADEMIEALRNPPAALEPGALRTLEGVHLAFTGILSKPRKEAIRAARRAGAIVHGMPSGRTSVIVRGRPNPLQAAGRDAGLKLMEIKRLREKGHRITLLGEKQFWRLAGRRRAPRRAK